A region from the Saccharomonospora azurea NA-128 genome encodes:
- the argC gene encoding N-acetyl-gamma-glutamyl-phosphate reductase has product MAVKVAVAGATGYAGGELLRLLLAHPEVEIGALTAASSAGTLLGQHQAHLGPLSDRLVQETTAETLAGHDVVFLALPHGHSGEIAAQLGEGTLVIDLGADHRLTDSSAWERWYASEHAGTWPYGLPELPGARERLQGTARIAVPGCFPTGGSLALAPALAAELVLPEVTIVSVTGTSGAGKSLKPHLLGSEVMGSASAYGVGGTHRHTPEFVQNLSAVAGRAVSVSFTPVLAPMPRGILTTATAPLAEGVTLETVRATYEKAYGTEPFVSLLPDGAWPTTAATVGSNMVTMQVAVDSDAQRLVVVCALDNLTKGTAGGAVQSMNIALGLPETTGLPMTGVAP; this is encoded by the coding sequence ATGGCGGTGAAGGTAGCGGTGGCCGGTGCGACCGGCTACGCGGGTGGAGAGTTGTTGCGTCTCCTGCTCGCGCACCCGGAGGTCGAAATCGGTGCGCTGACAGCGGCGAGCAGTGCCGGCACTCTCCTCGGGCAGCACCAGGCACATCTCGGGCCGCTGAGCGACCGCCTCGTCCAGGAGACCACAGCGGAGACGCTCGCAGGGCACGACGTGGTGTTTCTCGCCCTGCCCCACGGGCATTCCGGTGAGATTGCCGCCCAACTGGGGGAGGGCACACTCGTCATCGACCTGGGTGCCGACCACCGCCTGACGGATTCCTCCGCATGGGAGCGGTGGTACGCGAGCGAACATGCGGGGACGTGGCCCTACGGGCTCCCCGAACTGCCGGGTGCGCGCGAGCGTCTGCAGGGCACTGCTCGGATCGCGGTGCCGGGATGCTTCCCGACCGGGGGTTCGCTCGCCCTCGCTCCCGCGTTGGCGGCCGAGTTGGTCCTGCCGGAGGTGACGATCGTGTCCGTCACCGGCACCTCGGGTGCCGGCAAGAGCCTGAAGCCGCACCTGCTCGGGTCCGAGGTGATGGGCTCCGCGAGCGCGTACGGCGTCGGCGGCACGCACCGGCACACGCCCGAGTTCGTGCAGAACCTCAGCGCTGTCGCCGGCCGTGCGGTGTCCGTGTCGTTCACCCCGGTGCTCGCCCCCATGCCCCGCGGCATCCTCACCACGGCCACCGCACCTCTCGCGGAGGGCGTGACGCTGGAGACCGTGCGGGCGACGTACGAGAAGGCCTACGGCACGGAGCCGTTCGTCTCGCTCCTTCCGGACGGAGCGTGGCCGACGACCGCGGCCACGGTCGGCTCGAACATGGTGACGATGCAGGTCGCGGTGGACTCCGACGCGCAACGCCTCGTCGTCGTCTGCGCGCTCGACAACCTCACCAAGGGCACGGCGGGCGGAGCCGTGCAGTCCATGAACATCGCCCTCGGTCTCCCGGAGACCACCGGGCTGCCGATGACGGGAGTCGCACCATGA
- the pheT gene encoding phenylalanine--tRNA ligase subunit beta has product MKVPASWLREHLELGEDVTTDDIANAFVKLGIEVEGVEVVGEIEGPLVIGRVVEIEELTGFKKPIRYCRVDVGESADPESGEEVDPTKPPTNGIICGATNFAEGDLVVVALPGAVLPGGFEISARKTYGHVSEGMICSVRELGIGDDHAGILVLPSGTASPGDDAREVLDLVDVVFELTPTPDLGHALSVRGLARELACAFDVPYGDPAHVEVPEGEGDAWPVRIEDPEGCARFVLRRVTNLDAGAPTPWWIQRRLLLAGMRPISLAVDVTNYVMLELGHPLHAFDTAAVKGDLVVRRAQPGETLTTLDDLERTLDPDDVVIADDTGVISLAGTMGGASTEIRDDSTDVLLEAAHWDPGSISRTARRHGLFSEAARRFERFTDPELCAVAVEVAARLLRQYGDGSIRPGRTDEGRVPQAEPITMPISLPDRVAGVSFDRGVTVRRLTQIGCKVSVGTGEDGTAVVTAVPPSWRGDFTQPADLVEEVLRLEGYDLIPSVLPAAPAGRGLTAAQRRHRSVARALAEAGYVEVLPFPFVSPTVWDDFGLADDDPRRHTVSVLNPLETERNQLTTTLLPGLFEALQRNVSRGFRDVALFHLGQVVLPEADQVGAPDPGVDQRPSDEELAALEQAVPHQPLHVAVVLAGERRRSGWWGDGEPASWADAVQAARLVGEVSGVELDIESAETMPWHPGRCARLSVDGRTIGFAGELHPKVVEKLGLPKRTAAMELDLDAVPVVDRRPAPSVSPYPPVLLDVAFVVDADVPAAALAAALREGAGELVEDVSLFDLYEGEQIEEGKRSLAYKLRFRAPDRTLTGEEATKARDAAVALVGDRFGAVLRG; this is encoded by the coding sequence ATGAAGGTTCCTGCCAGTTGGCTCAGGGAGCACCTGGAGCTCGGCGAGGACGTCACGACCGACGACATCGCCAACGCCTTCGTGAAGCTGGGCATCGAGGTCGAGGGCGTCGAGGTCGTCGGTGAGATCGAGGGTCCGCTCGTCATCGGTCGGGTCGTCGAGATCGAGGAACTGACCGGGTTCAAGAAGCCGATCCGCTACTGCCGTGTCGACGTGGGTGAGAGCGCCGACCCGGAGAGCGGCGAGGAGGTCGACCCCACCAAGCCGCCCACCAACGGCATCATCTGCGGAGCCACGAACTTCGCCGAGGGCGACCTCGTGGTCGTCGCTCTGCCCGGAGCGGTGCTGCCGGGCGGTTTCGAGATCTCCGCGCGCAAGACCTACGGGCACGTGAGCGAGGGCATGATCTGCTCCGTCCGCGAGCTCGGGATCGGCGACGACCACGCCGGAATCCTGGTGCTGCCGTCGGGGACGGCCAGTCCGGGAGACGACGCGCGCGAGGTCCTCGACCTCGTCGACGTGGTGTTCGAGCTGACGCCCACACCCGACCTCGGCCACGCGCTCTCGGTGCGAGGCCTCGCACGGGAGTTGGCGTGCGCGTTCGACGTTCCCTACGGTGACCCGGCCCATGTCGAGGTCCCGGAGGGTGAGGGCGACGCGTGGCCGGTGCGGATCGAGGACCCGGAGGGCTGCGCTCGGTTCGTGCTGCGCCGGGTGACCAACCTCGACGCGGGAGCGCCGACGCCGTGGTGGATCCAGCGGCGCCTGCTCCTGGCGGGAATGCGGCCGATCTCGCTCGCCGTGGACGTCACGAACTACGTGATGCTGGAGCTCGGGCACCCGCTGCACGCCTTCGACACGGCGGCGGTGAAGGGCGACCTCGTGGTGCGGCGCGCGCAACCGGGCGAGACGTTGACGACGCTGGACGACCTGGAGCGCACGCTCGACCCGGACGACGTGGTCATCGCCGACGACACCGGCGTGATCTCGCTCGCGGGCACGATGGGTGGCGCCAGCACCGAGATTCGGGACGACAGCACGGACGTGTTGCTGGAAGCGGCGCACTGGGACCCGGGCTCGATCAGCCGGACAGCACGTCGGCACGGCCTGTTCTCGGAAGCGGCGCGTCGGTTCGAGCGCTTCACCGACCCCGAGCTGTGCGCGGTCGCCGTGGAGGTCGCCGCTCGGCTGCTGCGTCAGTACGGCGACGGCAGCATCCGTCCCGGACGCACCGACGAGGGACGCGTCCCGCAGGCCGAACCGATCACCATGCCGATCAGCCTTCCCGACCGCGTCGCCGGCGTGTCCTTCGATCGTGGCGTCACGGTGCGCAGGCTCACGCAGATCGGGTGCAAGGTGTCGGTCGGCACCGGTGAGGACGGCACCGCCGTGGTCACCGCGGTGCCGCCGAGCTGGCGTGGCGACTTCACCCAGCCCGCGGATCTCGTCGAGGAGGTCCTGCGGCTCGAGGGCTACGACCTGATCCCGTCGGTCCTGCCCGCGGCTCCGGCCGGGCGCGGGTTGACGGCGGCACAGCGACGCCATCGGTCGGTCGCGCGTGCGCTCGCCGAGGCGGGCTACGTCGAGGTTCTGCCGTTCCCGTTCGTCTCGCCGACCGTGTGGGACGACTTCGGGCTGGCCGACGACGATCCGCGTCGGCACACCGTGTCGGTCTTGAACCCGCTGGAGACGGAGCGGAACCAGCTCACGACGACTCTGCTGCCGGGGTTGTTCGAGGCGTTGCAGCGCAACGTCTCGCGCGGTTTTCGGGACGTCGCGCTCTTCCACCTGGGTCAGGTGGTTCTCCCGGAGGCGGACCAGGTCGGTGCGCCCGATCCGGGCGTGGACCAGCGGCCGTCCGACGAGGAACTCGCCGCTCTCGAACAGGCGGTTCCCCACCAGCCGCTGCACGTCGCGGTCGTGCTGGCCGGAGAACGGCGACGGTCCGGTTGGTGGGGAGACGGTGAACCCGCGTCCTGGGCGGACGCCGTCCAGGCCGCCCGACTGGTGGGCGAGGTGTCGGGTGTCGAGCTCGACATCGAGTCGGCCGAGACCATGCCGTGGCATCCGGGCCGGTGTGCTCGCCTGTCGGTCGACGGTCGCACCATCGGCTTCGCAGGGGAGTTGCATCCCAAGGTCGTCGAAAAGCTCGGGCTGCCGAAGCGGACCGCGGCGATGGAGCTCGATCTGGACGCGGTGCCCGTGGTGGACCGCCGGCCCGCGCCCTCCGTGTCTCCGTACCCGCCGGTGTTGCTCGACGTGGCGTTCGTCGTCGATGCCGACGTCCCGGCTGCGGCTCTCGCGGCTGCTCTGCGAGAAGGCGCGGGCGAGCTCGTCGAGGACGTGTCGCTGTTCGATCTCTACGAGGGTGAGCAGATCGAGGAGGGGAAGCGGTCGCTGGCCTACAAGCTGCGTTTCCGCGCACCCGACCGCACTTTGACGGGCGAGGAGGCCACGAAGGCCCGTGACGCCGCCGTGGCACTGGTCGGTGACCGCTTCGGCGCGGTACTTCGGGGCTGA
- the pheS gene encoding phenylalanine--tRNA ligase subunit alpha — protein sequence MSEALDKQEPESADRVAPETLRAAVDAAKKEFADAADLDALAAVKPAHFGDQAPLSLARRAIGSLPKERKSEAGKLVNQARQEVQAAFEERRAVLQAERDERVLREEAVDVTLPWDQIPRGARHPISTIADRVADVFVGMGYEVAEGPELEAEWFNFDALNFGKDHPARRMADTFYAGPEGSNLVLRTHTSPVQARALLHRDLPVYIVCPGRTFRTDELDATHTPVFHQVEGLAVDKGLTMAHLRGTLDAFAKAMFGEESGTRFRPHFFPFTEPSAEVDVWFPEKKGGPGWVEWGGCGMVNPNVLRACGVDPDVYSGFAFGMGLERTLMFRNGIPDMRDMVEGDVRFTLPFGTEA from the coding sequence ATGTCCGAAGCCTTGGATAAGCAGGAACCGGAGTCGGCCGACAGGGTCGCGCCCGAGACGTTGAGGGCGGCCGTCGACGCGGCGAAGAAGGAGTTCGCGGACGCCGCGGACCTGGATGCGTTGGCGGCGGTGAAGCCTGCGCACTTCGGCGACCAGGCCCCGTTGTCTCTCGCGCGCCGGGCCATCGGATCGCTCCCGAAGGAGCGGAAGTCCGAGGCGGGCAAGCTCGTCAACCAGGCTCGCCAGGAGGTGCAGGCGGCGTTCGAGGAGCGTCGTGCGGTGCTTCAGGCCGAGCGGGACGAGCGGGTTCTGCGCGAGGAAGCGGTCGACGTGACGTTGCCGTGGGATCAGATCCCGCGAGGAGCACGTCACCCCATCAGCACGATCGCCGATCGCGTCGCCGACGTGTTCGTCGGCATGGGGTACGAGGTCGCCGAGGGACCGGAACTCGAAGCCGAGTGGTTCAACTTCGACGCGTTGAACTTCGGCAAGGACCACCCCGCGCGCCGCATGGCCGACACGTTCTACGCCGGGCCCGAGGGCTCCAACCTGGTGCTGCGCACGCACACCTCGCCGGTGCAGGCGAGGGCGCTGCTGCACCGCGATCTTCCGGTGTACATCGTCTGTCCTGGCCGGACGTTCCGCACCGACGAGCTCGACGCGACGCACACGCCCGTGTTCCATCAGGTCGAGGGCCTCGCCGTGGACAAGGGGCTCACGATGGCGCACCTGCGGGGCACGCTCGACGCGTTCGCCAAGGCGATGTTCGGCGAGGAGTCCGGCACCCGATTCCGCCCGCACTTCTTCCCGTTCACCGAGCCCTCCGCCGAAGTGGACGTGTGGTTCCCGGAGAAGAAGGGCGGGCCCGGCTGGGTCGAGTGGGGTGGCTGCGGCATGGTCAACCCGAACGTCCTCCGGGCCTGCGGTGTCGACCCGGACGTCTACTCGGGCTTCGCCTTCGGCATGGGGCTGGAGCGCACCCTCATGTTCCGCAACGGGATCCCGGACATGCGCGACATGGTGGAGGGGGATGTGAGGTTCACCCTCCCCTTCGGAACGGAGGCGTGA
- a CDS encoding TrmH family RNA methyltransferase — MSTKHQRPGDVPFTHRTPRVVAARRLTRRSARVEAGRFLAEGAQAVREALSYGRVHELFVTDEAAERHPELVAEAARVSRINARAAELLSETVTPQGIVAVCDTVTVDLDAALGRSPRLVAVLVDIADPGNAGTVLRVADAAGADAVVFAGRCVDVHNGKCVRASTGSLFHLPVAAEPDVDRVLEACGRAGLTTVAAHGYAEADLTTAAVLDRPTAWLFGNEAHGLSDEVLARSDSAVRVPLYGKAESLNLATAAAVCLYASAVRHRS; from the coding sequence CTGAGCACCAAGCATCAACGGCCCGGGGATGTCCCCTTCACACACCGGACGCCCCGGGTCGTTGCTGCGCGCCGCCTGACGCGACGCTCGGCGCGCGTGGAGGCGGGTCGCTTCCTCGCCGAGGGTGCACAGGCGGTGCGGGAGGCCCTGAGCTACGGCCGCGTGCACGAGCTGTTCGTCACCGACGAGGCGGCGGAGCGGCATCCCGAACTCGTCGCCGAGGCGGCGAGGGTGTCGAGGATCAACGCCCGCGCGGCGGAGTTGCTGTCCGAGACGGTCACGCCGCAGGGCATCGTGGCGGTGTGCGACACGGTCACGGTCGACCTCGACGCCGCGCTGGGCCGGAGTCCGCGGCTGGTGGCGGTCCTGGTGGACATCGCCGACCCGGGCAACGCGGGAACCGTGCTGCGCGTGGCCGACGCCGCGGGCGCCGACGCCGTGGTCTTCGCGGGCCGGTGTGTGGACGTGCACAACGGCAAGTGCGTCCGTGCCTCCACCGGGAGCCTGTTCCACCTTCCCGTCGCCGCGGAGCCGGATGTCGACCGTGTCCTGGAGGCGTGTGGGCGAGCGGGGTTGACCACGGTCGCCGCACACGGATACGCGGAAGCGGATCTGACCACGGCCGCCGTGCTCGACCGGCCGACCGCGTGGCTCTTCGGCAACGAGGCACACGGCCTGAGCGACGAGGTGCTCGCGAGGAGCGACAGCGCGGTGCGGGTTCCGTTGTACGGCAAGGCGGAGAGTCTCAACCTCGCCACGGCCGCAGCGGTCTGCCTCTACGCCAGCGCCGTTCGGCACCGATCCTGA
- the rplT gene encoding 50S ribosomal protein L20 — translation MARVKRAVNAQKKRRATLELASGYRGQRSRLYRKAKEQTLHSLNYAYRDRRARKGDFRQLWITRINAAARQNGVTYNRFIQGLKAAGVEVDRKILADIAVNDAAAFASLAEVAKQNLPSDEKKSA, via the coding sequence GTGGCACGCGTCAAGCGGGCGGTCAACGCCCAGAAGAAGCGTCGCGCAACTCTCGAGCTGGCCAGTGGCTACCGCGGTCAGCGCTCGCGCCTGTACCGCAAGGCCAAGGAGCAGACGCTCCACTCGCTCAACTACGCCTACCGCGACCGCCGCGCCCGCAAGGGTGACTTCCGCCAGCTGTGGATCACCCGGATCAACGCGGCCGCTCGGCAGAACGGCGTCACGTACAACCGCTTCATCCAGGGCCTGAAGGCTGCTGGTGTCGAGGTCGACCGCAAGATCCTTGCGGACATCGCCGTGAACGACGCCGCCGCGTTCGCCTCGCTCGCCGAGGTGGCGAAGCAGAACCTGCCCTCCGACGAGAAGAAGTCGGCCTGA
- the rpmI gene encoding 50S ribosomal protein L35 encodes MPKNKSHSGMSKRVRVTGTGKIRRQQAGRRHLMERKSSRLTRRLEGTTEVAASDVRRVKRMLGR; translated from the coding sequence ATGCCGAAGAACAAGTCCCACAGCGGGATGTCGAAGCGCGTCCGAGTGACGGGCACCGGCAAGATCCGGCGCCAGCAGGCCGGCCGCAGGCACCTCATGGAGAGGAAGTCGAGCAGGCTCACCCGCCGGCTCGAGGGCACCACCGAGGTCGCCGCTTCGGATGTGCGCCGCGTGAAGCGGATGCTCGGTCGCTGA